Sequence from the Streptomyces peucetius genome:
AGCGGGCGCGTCGGGATCGGCGGGTGCGCCACCCCGGTGCCGCACAAGGACGACCTGCGGCCCGAGACCCCGTGCGAGCCCAAGGGCTCCCCCGCGGGGCCGGAGCGGCTGACGATCGCCAAGGCCGTGTTCGGGCTCGCCGCGCAGTACGTGGACGGGCGTCAGGCACTGGTGCCCTCGTGGCTGTTCGAGGTGACGGCGAAGGACGGGGGCCGGCCGTTCACGGTGACGCACACGGCGGTGGAGGAGCGGTTCCTGAGGAGCACCGAGCCGCCGGCGAAGGAACTCACGCCGCCCCCGCCGTCGAAGGACCCGGCCGGGCAGGAGGGCCCCGCCCAGATCTCGTACAGCATCGACGGACGGACCCTGACGGTCACGTTCTGGGGCAGCGTGTGCAGCACCTACGAGGCGAAGGCGACCGAGACGGACGACCGGGTGAAGGTGCGGATCGTGGAGACGAACCCGGACCCGAAGCGGGTCTGCATCATGCTGGCCAAGAAGCTCACGGAGTCCGTGACCCTGGACGAGCCGCTGGACGGCCGGCAGGTCGTCGACGCGAACGGCAAGCCGCTGCCGCGCAAGGGGTAGGGGCTCCGGCCTCATGTGCTCACGCCGAAGGCGGCGGACCCGGTGCCGGGTCCGCCGCCTTCGGCGTGAGCAGCCCGGACTCCTAGCTGAAGGAGTCGCCGCAGGCGCAGGAGCCCGTGGCGTTCGGGTTGTCGATGGTGAAGCCCTGCTTCTCGATGGTGTCGACGAAGTCGATGGAGGCGCCGCCCAGGTATGGGGCGCTCATCCGGTCGGTGACGACCTTGACGCCGTCGAAGTCCTTCACGACGTCGCCGTCGAGCGAGCGCTCGTCGAAGAACAGCTGGTAACGCAGGCCGGAGCAGCCGCCCGGCTGAACCGCGACGCGCAGCGCCAGGTCGTCCCGGCCTTCCTGGTCCAGCAGGGCCTTGACCTTGGCCGCGGCGGCGTCGGACAGGAGGATGCCGTCGCTCACGGTGGTGGTCTCGTCCGATACGGACATCTGCTTCTCTCCCGGGTTGTGCGGACTGCTTGCCGACGGTGCAACCGGCATGGCCGCGGATTCATTCCGGGCCGGCCCGTTTCGCGCTTCGTGTCTCTTCATGCTCGCACACCGGGCTCAAGTGCGGCACCGGCCTGTGGACAGGGGGTGCGTCACATCGACGCTATGGCCATCGTCAAAGTGACGTGAAGCGGTTATGATAGATAGCGTCAAATAGACGAGAAGTGCTCAGCCAGACGAAGAAAGGGTGCGTGTCGTGACCACCGCCCCAACCCGCCCCGAGCTCGACGTATCGCCGACTCCGCTCGCCCTCCTGCTGCTCGGCCGGGAGGCGGACCCACGGAGCGAGCGCGGCGTGGAGTGCCCCGGCGACCTGCCCTCGCCGTCCGACCCGGATCTGGTGGAGCGCGCCCGCGCGGCCAAGGAGAAGCTCGGGGAGAAGGTCTTCGTCCTCGGCCACCACTACCAGCGTGACGAGGTCATCCAGTTCGCCGACGTCACCGGCGACTCCTTCAAGCTGGCGAAGGACGCCGCGGCCCGGCCGGAGGCCGAGTACATCGTCTTCTGCGGTGTGCACTTCATGGCCGAGTCGGCGGACATCCTGACCTCCGACGACCAGAAGGTCGTGCTGCCCGACCTGGCGGCCGGCTGCTCGATGGCCGACATGGCCACCGCCGAGCAGGTCGCCGAGTGCTGGGACGTGCTGACGGAGGCCGGCGTCGCCGAGCAGGTCGTGCCCGTCTCGTACATGAACTCCTCCGCGGACATCAAGGCCTTCACCGGCAAGCACGGCGGCACGATCTGTACGTCGTCGAACGCCAGGCGCGCACTGGACTGGGCCTTCGAGCAGGGCGAGAAGGTCCTCTTCCTGCCGGACCAGCACCTGGGCCGCAACACCGCCGTTCGCGACATGGGCATGTCCCTCGACGACTGCGTGCTCTACAACCCGCACAAGCCGAACGGCGGCCTGACCGCCGAGGAGCTGCGCGGCGCCAAGATGATCCTGTGGCGCGGTCACTGCTCGGTGCACGGCCGCTTCTCGCTGGACTCGGTCAACGACGTGCGCGAACGCATCCCGGGCGTGAACGTGCTGGTGCACCCGGAGTGCAAGCACGAGGTCGTGGCCGCCGCGGACTACGTCGGCTCGACCGAGTACATCATCAACACGCTCGAGGCGGCCCCGGCCGGCTCGAAGTGGGCGATCGGCACGGAACTGAACCTGGTCCGCCGTTTGGCGAACCGCTTCGCCGACCAGGGCAAGGAGATCGTCTTCCTCGACAAGACGGTCTGCTTCTGCTCGACGATGAACCGCATCGACCTGCCGCACCTGGTGTGGGCGCTGGAGTCGCTCGCCGAGGGGAACCTGGTCAACCGCATCGAGGTCGACAAGGAGACGGAGACCTTCGCGAAGCTCGCCCTGGAGCGGATGCTGGCACTGCCGTAGCCGCTGCCCGTACGCGTACGAAGGGGCGCCCCGCCGGACGGCGGGGCGCCCCTTCGTGCACGCTCAGGGCATGGGCCCCGGGCTCACTCCGCCCTCGGCCGTACCAGTCCCGACTCGTACGCCGTGACCACCAGCTGGGCCCGGTCACGGGCGCCCAGCTTGGCCATGGCACGGTTCACATGGGTCTTCACCGTCAGCGGGCTGACCCGGAGCCGTTCGGCGATCTGGTCGTTGGAGTGACCGCCCGCCACCAGCACCAGCACCTCGCGCTCGCGGACGGTGAGTGCCGACAGCCGCTGCGAACGCTCCCCCGCGTCACGGCCGTCTGCCTCCGCGGTGCCGCCCTGCGCGAGGAACGTGGCGATGAGCCCCTTCGTCGCGGCCGGTGACAGCAGCGCCTCGCCCGCGGCGGCGATCCGGATCGCGTTCAGCAGTTCGTCCGGCTCCGCGCCCTTGCCCAGGAAGCCGGAGGCCCCGGCCCGCAGCGACTGCACCACGTACTCGTCCACCTCGAACGTGGTCAGCATGACGATCCGTACGTGCGACAGGTCCGGGTCCGCGCTGATCAGCCGGGTGGCGGCGAGGCCGTCCGTGCCGGGCATCCGGATGTCCATCAGGACCACGTCGGCCCGCTCGGACCGGGCCAGCGCGACGGCCTGCGCCCCGTCGGCCGCCTCCCCGACGACCTCCATGTCCGGCTCGGAGTCCACCAGGACCCTGAACGCGCTGCGCAGCAGTGTCTGGTCGTCGGCGAGCAGCACCCTGATGGTCATGTGTTCTCCCCCGCGCGGTCCGACCGTGGCTTCAGCGGCAGTATCGCCTGCACACGGAAGCCGCCTCCGTAGCGGGGCCCCGCGGTCAGGGTGCCGCCGAGGGCGGTGACGCGTTCACGCATGCCCAGCAGGCCGTGCCCGCCGCCGTCGGACGGGCCCCCGGCCTCCGCGGGCCCGTTGTCGATGACGGTGACCTCCAGCCGCGAGCCGACCCGGACGACGCTCACCTCCGCCTTGGCGTCCGGCCCCGCGTGCTTCTGCACATTGGTCAGCGCCTCCTGGACGATCCGGTACGCGGCGAGGTCGACGGCCGCCGGCGGCGTCTCGCCGTCGTCGGCGCGGGCGACCTCGACCGGCAGGCCCGCCTGACGGAAACGGGTGACCAGCTCGTCGAGGACCGCGAGACCCGGCGCCGGCTCGGTGGGCGCCTCCGGGTCTCCCGACTGGCGCAGCAGCCCCACGGTGGCCCGCAGCTCGTTCAGCGCGGAGCGGCTAGCCTCCCTCACGTGCGCGAGCGCCTCCTTGGCCTGGTCCGGGCGCTTGTCCATGACGTGGGCGGCGACACCGGCCTGCACGTTGACCAGGGCGATGTGGTGCGCGACGACGTCGTGCAGATCGCGGGCGATCCGCAGCCGCTCCTCCGCGACCCGGCGCCCCGCCTCCTCCTCACGGGTCCGCTCGGCACGCTCGGCCCGCTCCCGCATGGCGTCGACGAAGGCCCGGCGGCTGCGCACGGCGTCACCGGCGGCGGCGGCCATGCCGGTCCAGGCGAAGATGCCCAGGTTCTCCTGCGTGTACCAGGGGCTCGAGCCGAAGAACATCGCGGAGCCGGTCAGCACCGCCATCGTCACCAGGCCGACCCGCCAGGTCGTCGGGCGGTCGGTGTGGGCGGCGACGGTGTAGAGGGCGATCACCGCGGCCATCGCGACGGGGGCCGCCGGATCGCCCGCCACCAGCTCGACGACGGACACCGCGCCGGTGACCAGCAGCACGCCCATCGGCTCCCGCCTGCGGAAGACCAGCGCGGCCGCGGCGAGAACCATCAGCACCGCGCTGCGCGGGTCGGGGGTCCGGGTGCCGAAGGTGGGCCCGTGCGGCCCGTGCGGGTCGGCGAACGAACCGGCGACCATGCAGATGAGCGCGGCGAGCGCCAGGGCGCCGTCGAAGGCCAGCGGGTGCGCGCGCAGCCAGCGGCGGGTGCGGTCGTACCGGGCGGCGAGTGGGGTCACGGGGCAACGTTACGCGCGGCGGGGCGGGGCGTCGCCGACGCGGGGCGCGCCGTGGGCGCGGGGGCGTGCGGCCGCTGCGCGGAGCCGTCCCCCGCCCCGCCTCTTGCCGAAACCGGGGCAAGCCCCGGACCCCGGTACCGCGCTTCGCGCGGTGTCCTCGAACGCCGGACGGGCTGGAAATGCCGCGCAGCGGCATTTCCAGCCCCGCAGGCATGAGTGCCGCGTCAGTCGGGGAGCGGTGCGTCCGGGGCCGGGATCAGGCCGTTGTCGCCGAGGAGCTCACGGACCTCCTCGAGCGTCGCCTCCGCTGCCGGGAGGATGAGCTCGGACGGTTCCAGCGAATCGTCCGGCAGCGGCTCCCCCAGATCGCGGACCTTCTCCAGCAGCGCGTGCAGGGTCCGGCGGAAGCCGGTCCCGTCGCCGCTCTCCATCTCCGCGAGCAGTTCGTCGTCGAGCGTGTTCAGCTCGGGGAGGTGGCTTTCCGCCACCTCCAGCTGACCCTCCCCCATGATCCGTACGATCATGACGAGTCCTTACTCTGCGTCCGTACTCTCCGTACAGTCCGTCGTGTCCGTCACTGCTTGTCGAACTTGTGCGGGCTGCCCTGCTGCTGCGTGGCGTCCGTCGAACCGCCGGTGCCGCCCTCGATCGCCTGCTGCGACGCCGGCCCTCCGGCCAGCTCCGCCTTCATGCGCTGGAGCTCCAGCTCGACGTCCGTGCCACCGGAGAGCCGGTCCAGTTCCGCCTGGATGTCGTCCTTGGCGAGCCCGGACTGGTCGTCGAGCGCGCCGGAGGCCAGGAGTTCGTCGATCGCGCCGGCCCGTGCCTGGAGCTGCGCGGTCTTGTCCTCGGCGCGCTGGATCGCGACGCCGACGTCGCTCATCTCCTCCGAGATGCCGGAGAACGACTCGGCGATCCGGGTCTGCGCCTGCGCCGCGGTGTAGGTGGCCTTGATGGTCTCCTTCTTGGTACGGAAGGCGTCGACCTTGGCCTGCAGCCGCTGCGCGGCGAGCGTCAGCTTCTCCTCCTCGCCCTGGAGGGTCTGGTGCTGGGTCTCGAGGTCGGTGACCTGCTGCTGCAGCGCGGCACGGCGGGAGAGTGCCTCGCGAGCCAGGTCCTCGCGGCCGAGCGCCAGCGCCTTGCGGCCCTGGTCCTCGAGCTTCGAGGACTGTCCCTGGAGCTGGTTCAGCTGCAGCTCGAGGCGCTTGCGGGAGGTCGCCACGTCGGCGACTCCCCGGCGGACCTTCTGCAGCAGTTCCAGCTGCTTCTGGTAGGAGTAATCGAGGGTCTCGCGCGGATCCTCGGCCCGGTCGAGGGCCTTGTTCGCCTTCGCGCGGAAGATCATCCCCATACGCTTCATGACACCGCTCATGGGCTTCGCGCGCCCCCTTCTGACGGACTACGGCTTCAGCTCTCCAACTAGAACCCAGCGTACGGGCCCTGCATCCATTACCGCACTGTTCGGGCGCGGATGCGCTCATCCCCAAGGACGACTGCGGGCGGCTCCGATCCGGCGCAAGGAGTAGGTGGCCGTCAGGGAAACTGTGCCTGCCGTCCGTTCTGTCCGGTACCGGACACACGCCGTTGCGGGATCGTTCCCCACCGGGGTGGGGTGCATGCCCGGCAACCCGTACCCTTGGGTTTTGTGTTCCGTAGCCGTTCCAAGGAAGAGAAGGCCCCCACCGCGAAGGTGACGGCGGACCTCTCCAAGCAGCCCCGCGACCCCGAGGCCCCCAAGGGCCGCCCGACGCCGAAGCGCAGTGAGGCCCAGGGCCAGCGTCGCCGTGCGTCCAGCGGCGCGCCGCTGGACCGCAAGGAGGCGATGAAGCGCCAGCGCGAGGCCCGCCGTGCGGACCTGGCCAGGCAGCGCGAGGCCCTCGCCAGCGGCGACGAGCGCTACCTGCCGGCCCGTGACAAGGGTCCGGTGCGGCGTTTCGTCCGTGACTTCGTCGACTCGCGCTTCTGCGTCGCCGAGTTCTTCCTGCCGCTGGCGGTGGTGATCCTGGTTCTGAGCATGATCCGGGTCGCCCAGCTGCAGAACATCGCGCTCCTGCTCTGGCTCGGTGTGATCGTGATGATCGTCATCGACTCGGTCGGTCTCGCGATCCG
This genomic interval carries:
- a CDS encoding HesB/IscA family protein, with the protein product MSVSDETTTVSDGILLSDAAAAKVKALLDQEGRDDLALRVAVQPGGCSGLRYQLFFDERSLDGDVVKDFDGVKVVTDRMSAPYLGGASIDFVDTIEKQGFTIDNPNATGSCACGDSFS
- the nadA gene encoding quinolinate synthase NadA, coding for MRVVTTAPTRPELDVSPTPLALLLLGREADPRSERGVECPGDLPSPSDPDLVERARAAKEKLGEKVFVLGHHYQRDEVIQFADVTGDSFKLAKDAAARPEAEYIVFCGVHFMAESADILTSDDQKVVLPDLAAGCSMADMATAEQVAECWDVLTEAGVAEQVVPVSYMNSSADIKAFTGKHGGTICTSSNARRALDWAFEQGEKVLFLPDQHLGRNTAVRDMGMSLDDCVLYNPHKPNGGLTAEELRGAKMILWRGHCSVHGRFSLDSVNDVRERIPGVNVLVHPECKHEVVAAADYVGSTEYIINTLEAAPAGSKWAIGTELNLVRRLANRFADQGKEIVFLDKTVCFCSTMNRIDLPHLVWALESLAEGNLVNRIEVDKETETFAKLALERMLALP
- a CDS encoding response regulator; the protein is MTIRVLLADDQTLLRSAFRVLVDSEPDMEVVGEAADGAQAVALARSERADVVLMDIRMPGTDGLAATRLISADPDLSHVRIVMLTTFEVDEYVVQSLRAGASGFLGKGAEPDELLNAIRIAAAGEALLSPAATKGLIATFLAQGGTAEADGRDAGERSQRLSALTVREREVLVLVAGGHSNDQIAERLRVSPLTVKTHVNRAMAKLGARDRAQLVVTAYESGLVRPRAE
- a CDS encoding sensor histidine kinase encodes the protein MTPLAARYDRTRRWLRAHPLAFDGALALAALICMVAGSFADPHGPHGPTFGTRTPDPRSAVLMVLAAAALVFRRREPMGVLLVTGAVSVVELVAGDPAAPVAMAAVIALYTVAAHTDRPTTWRVGLVTMAVLTGSAMFFGSSPWYTQENLGIFAWTGMAAAAGDAVRSRRAFVDAMRERAERAERTREEEAGRRVAEERLRIARDLHDVVAHHIALVNVQAGVAAHVMDKRPDQAKEALAHVREASRSALNELRATVGLLRQSGDPEAPTEPAPGLAVLDELVTRFRQAGLPVEVARADDGETPPAAVDLAAYRIVQEALTNVQKHAGPDAKAEVSVVRVGSRLEVTVIDNGPAEAGGPSDGGGHGLLGMRERVTALGGTLTAGPRYGGGFRVQAILPLKPRSDRAGENT
- the pspAA gene encoding PspA-associated protein PspAA — encoded protein: MIVRIMGEGQLEVAESHLPELNTLDDELLAEMESGDGTGFRRTLHALLEKVRDLGEPLPDDSLEPSELILPAAEATLEEVRELLGDNGLIPAPDAPLPD
- a CDS encoding PspA/IM30 family protein encodes the protein MSGVMKRMGMIFRAKANKALDRAEDPRETLDYSYQKQLELLQKVRRGVADVATSRKRLELQLNQLQGQSSKLEDQGRKALALGREDLAREALSRRAALQQQVTDLETQHQTLQGEEEKLTLAAQRLQAKVDAFRTKKETIKATYTAAQAQTRIAESFSGISEEMSDVGVAIQRAEDKTAQLQARAGAIDELLASGALDDQSGLAKDDIQAELDRLSGGTDVELELQRMKAELAGGPASQQAIEGGTGGSTDATQQQGSPHKFDKQ
- a CDS encoding DUF3043 domain-containing protein, translated to MFRSRSKEEKAPTAKVTADLSKQPRDPEAPKGRPTPKRSEAQGQRRRASSGAPLDRKEAMKRQREARRADLARQREALASGDERYLPARDKGPVRRFVRDFVDSRFCVAEFFLPLAVVILVLSMIRVAQLQNIALLLWLGVIVMIVIDSVGLAIRLKKQLRERFPNEPKRGAVAYGLMRTLQMRRLRLPKPQVKRGERS